A DNA window from Cutaneotrichosporon cavernicola HIS019 DNA, chromosome: 2 contains the following coding sequences:
- the CDH1 gene encoding uncharacterized protein (Anaphase-promoting complex subunit 4 WD40 domain), whose product MHDTDFTRRLRSVASPAQPRSNTKRSQFTHHDLDRDVFSDLEPPGTRALSPKLKGKGKVVERDYGDRFIPTRDNVDIHTTYSLLSEEGGYLNGQIKPRARGRNVVSLSSDAEARREEVHATFSNLLKNELLPGSITPSRSTSPSNRPSPSRLVRGRNTVTFSSSHHPNLPQSNAPQSSAGTTPLHHHPPPGVTGDRADRELSPASHLPPLPLHAPSTPTSGHTRPPGAGPSSSQHRAHQSQVALTSAAAGAATPPSRRIAYSPPPGRASPSTPSKKRIYKFSSPASRRMADLTNGSNLDDMGHERYSVSPVGRSTQSVLLSPRKSVRQISRTPFKVLDAPELQDDFYLNLVSWSQSNVLGVGLNSCVYLWSAQTSRVTKLCDLAASQGEDGGDYSTDSITGLEWTNKGSTLAIGTARGVVEIWDAEYCKRIRTMTGHSGRVGCLAWNNHILSSGSRDRTILHRDTRAPEHYIRRLSGHHKQEVCGLKWNADTDQLASGGNDNKLFVWGGTDNRPTWRFGEHRAAVKAIAWSPHQRGVLASGGGTADKKIRFWNSLTGGLVSEWDTGSQVCNLMWSRNSNEIVSTHGYSAGPIQNQIHIWRYPSMTQVATLTGHTFRVLYLAMSPDGQTIVTGAGDETLRFWNAFQRPSGEGRVNLSSNGPSGLNPFAKLR is encoded by the exons ATGCACGACACCGACTTCACTCGCAGATTGCGATCCGTCGCTTCGCCCGCGCAGCCTCGCTCTAATACCAAGCGGTCACAGTTCACCCACCACGACTTGGATCGGGATGTGTTTAGCGACCTAGAGCCACCCGGCACACGAGCACTGAGCCCGAagctcaagggcaagggcaaggtcgtcgagcgcgactaTGGAGACCG CTTCATCCCTACGCGGGATAACGTCGATATCCATACCACCTACTCGCTCCTTTCTGAGGAAGGAGGGTACCTGAATGGGCAGATCAagcctcgcgctcgcggaaGGAACGTTGTCAGCTTGAGCTCTGACGCTgaagctcgtcgag AGGAGGTGCACGCAACATTCTCTAACCTTCTTAAGAACGAGCTGCTGCCGGGATCGATCACGCCCTCACGTTCGACGTCACCGTCAAACcggccgtcgccgtcgcggctCGTTCGGGGGCGCAACACTGTCACCTTCAGCTCGTCGCACCATCCCAACCTTCCCCAATCCAACGCTCCACAGTCGAGTGCGGGGACAACACCTTtgcaccaccacccgccGCCAGGCGTCACGGGCGACCGAGCAGATCGAGAGTTATCGCCAGCATCGCACCTTCCACCGTTGCCACTACATGCTCCATCGACCCCAACATCCGGACATACCCGCCCACCAGGAGCCGGGCCAAGTTCTTCACAACATCGCGCACACCAGTCGCAGGTCGCGCTGACttctgcggcggcgggagcggCCACACCGCCAAGTCGCAGAATAGCGTACTCACCACCTCCTGGCAGAGCATCACCGTCAACACCGTCCAAGAAGCGTATCTACAAATTCTCCTCTCCAGCATCGAGAAGGATGGCCGATCTTACCAACGGCAGCAATCTCGACGACATGGGCCACGAGCGGTACAGCGTCAGCCCTGTCGGCCGCAGCACGCAGAgcgtcctcctcagcccGCGCAAGAGCGTCAGACAGATTTCGCGGACACCATTCAAGGTTCTCGACGCTCCCGAGCTGCAAGACGATTTCTACCTCAACCTCGTGTCATGGTCACAATCCAACGTCCTAGGCGTCGGACTGAACAGCTGCGTCTACCTTTGGAGCGCGCAGACAAGTAGGGTCACTAAATTATGTGACCTTGCTGCCTCGCAAGGTGAAGATGGGGGGGACTACTCGACAGACTCCATCACTGGGTTAGAGTGGACGAACAAG GGAAGTACTCTTGCGATTGGGACAGCAAGGGGTGTTGTCGAGATCTGGGACGCCGAGTACTGCAAGCGTATCCGCACGATGACCGGCCACAGCGGTCGCGTCGGCTGCCTCGCCTGGAACAACCACATCCTCTCGTCTGGGTCGCGGGACCGCACCATCCTCCACCGGGATACTCGTGCACCCGAGCACTACATCCGTCGCTTGTCTGGACACCACAAACAGGAGGTGTGTGGCCTCAAATGGAACGCGGACACGGACCAGTTGGCCAGTGGCGGCAACGACAATAAGTTATTCGTCTGGGGTGGCACCGACAATCGGCCCACATGGCGATTCGGCGAGcatcgcgccgccgtcaaggccatAGCCTGGAGTCCCCACCAGcgcggcgtcctcgccagcgGTGGTGGTACCGCCGATAAGAAGATCCGGTTCTGGAACAGCTTAACAGGAGGCCTCGTCAGCGAGTGGGACACTGGGTCTCAA GTGTGCAACCTCATGTGGTCGCGCAACTCGAACGAGATCGTCTCCACGCATGGCTACTCGGCTGGCCCGATCCAGAACCAGATCCACATTTGGCGCTACCCCTCCATGACGCAAGTGGCAACGCTCACTGGACACACATTCCGTGTCCTCTACCTAGCCATGAGCCCCGACGGACAGACGATTGTCACGggcgctggcgacgagACGCTTCGGTTCTGGAATGCGTTCCAGCGGCCGAGTGGCGAAGGGCGCGTCAACCTTTCGTCCAATGGCCCGAGTGGTCTAAACCCTTTCGCCAAGTTGCGATGA